The proteins below are encoded in one region of Hordeum vulgare subsp. vulgare chromosome 3H, MorexV3_pseudomolecules_assembly, whole genome shotgun sequence:
- the LOC123439743 gene encoding two-component response regulator ORR42-like has protein sequence MELKAKRSTSIKALLVEDIEVCRLVLSTILLALNCEITLAVNGKEAVELFLEGKKFDIVLLDKDMPIMTGPEAVVKIRTMGEGDVKIVGVSADDHAMEAFMNAGADAFVPKPMRREVLIPIIQEIINKKKNAMV, from the exons ATGGAGCTCAAGGCCAAAAGATCCACCTCTATCAAGGCACtacttgttgaggacattgaagttTGTAGGCTGGTCCTCTCAACTATATTGCTCGCACTGAACTGTGAGATTACTCTAGCCGTGAATGGGAAGGAAGCTGTTGAATTGTTCCTTGAGGGGAAGAAGTTTGACATTGTTTTGTTAGATAAGGACATGCCCATCATGACTGGTCCTGAG GCAGTCGTGAAGATCCGTactatgggggaaggtgatgtgaAGATTGTTGGGGTTTCTGccgatgatcatgcaatggaggcATTCATGAATGCTGGTGCTGATGCTTTCGTGCCCAAACCAATGAGGAGGGAGGTTCTCATACCTATCATTCAGGAGATcatcaacaagaagaagaatgccATGGTCTAG